From the Trifolium pratense cultivar HEN17-A07 linkage group LG4, ARS_RC_1.1, whole genome shotgun sequence genome, the window CTAACGCTTCATTCTCAAGTAGTCAGATTATCTGTGACTTAAGAAACATAAGTTTTATGAAATAACAATATCGACTGtgactaaaaaatttaaattttctaaatGCAAGTAATTTTATTCATTGTTGAGTACAAATATTACTATGCGACATTCAACACGATGTCATATTTTTatagtaatttatattaaattgaatttacattttttgactaaaaaataaaatttaccttttttttaaggaaaaaataaaatttacctttttttttggcGTGTGGTAGTAGCGCTACGAAGTAACCGCTTGACCCATCGAGAGAGATCACGGTAGATAAGAGGGAAGAAGGGAGCAAGGTGGTCATCTCGACCATGGGGAAGGGTTCACGTGCACGGCGGTCGTGGACGGAGCAGAccactttcttcttcttctcctccgatattgttttttctttataatgttttttttattatcttttaattatattacaattaaaaaataatattataaaaactttaaataggtCCTTTAGAAAAAACTTTAAATAGAGGTGTTTTTTTTAACAGGACTTTAAATAGAGGTGttgaataaaaagaagaaagaaaatagtttttttatgaaaatttttattagttataacttgtgtcgcatatgataattattttgatttttttatcagtgataatttatctcGTATATGATAGTTCAAATTTTTGTCGTTATAACTTATCCggtaaaaaatagtttttttttttttttaagttttattagttagaacttgtctcgcatatgataattttttgaaatttttatcagtaataGTTTATCTCGTATATAtgtgatagttaaaatttatgtcagttaGAATTGCCCCATATATCATAGttagtttgaaatttatattagttagaacttatcacgtataaaatagtttttttatgaaattttaattagttataacttgtgtcacatatgataattattttgaatttttgatcCGTGATAATTTATCTCGTATACGATAATTCAAATTTATGACGGTTATAACTTACCccttaaaaagtttttttttttttaaagttttattagttatcacatatgataattttttaaaatttttatcagtgatagTTTATCTCGTATAagatagttaatttttttttgttgattatgatagttaaaatttatgtcagttataacttatcccgtgtaaaatagtctttttgaaaattttattagttagaatttatctcgcatatgatattttttttgaaatttttaatggTTACATTCTCATCatccataattattttaatggCTCGAAACTTCAAAATGAATacgttttttaaaaaaaaaaaacttttgagtTCACCATAAGTCATGTCTTGACTATGAAACATAATTTTTGTATGTGAACAATGTATTGCCATAAGAAACCATTTAAGATGCATAATTTATGGTAGTAACCACAACTTATTCAAAAAATCCCGTCTAcggataattattttaaaattttgatcagtgataatttattcgatatatgatagttaaaatttatacatCGTAAtttatcccgtgtaaaataatttttttaaattttttattatttataacttgtctcatatatgataattattttgaatttttttattaatgatattttGTCTCATATACGAtagttaaaatatttgtttagagACATTCAATTGAATAGAATTTTGAATAAGTaaagagagggaaaaaaattgaatttgaaatttggtgtCATACATTGGAAACCGAAATTGGAAGAAGTTAAAATAGTCAAAACCAGTGATGTCACATGTCATATGGTTCATTTGCAACTCGAAGTGTCATTTTCATGTGGTTGACTTAGATGGCTTGGTCCAATCTCAATGATACATTTCCTTTTCACTCACAAAAATGTCATATGGCTTAGATGACTTGGTTAGTTTTGTACATTTAGTTTAGTTACCAAATTTTTTGACACTAATTGCCCTTACTTTGAACACATGGCAGCATCTTAAATAAGAACAATTGAGAGTTTTTCAGAATaatcaactttcttatatagattagattcattttaaataatataaagtattagtaatattatatattgataaataaattaatcatcGATATTATTTGTTTACATGCATAGAGAAAATCATGAATGattgaaatatttttgttgtCAGGTAATCAAGTGACTAAAagatccaccttaaaggtgaataagtgaagtgtctcAGGTTCGAACGAGCTCCTATACATATAGTATGATGTgcttaccaactgagctaaactcatcGTTCcaaattgcaattttttattcTCCTATTTTATTGACTACTTACTTTAGATTTGTCACATCCAAACTCTTACTATGACCAAACTACCCTTTTGAAATGACCGATATACTTCtgagcagtgttttaaaaaccggaccggtcatcgaaccggcgagggtattgggtcactggttcattggtcgaaccactgggtcactggtcgaaccgcatgataaaccggattaaaccgaaTTAAACCGGtggaatgaaccggtctctataataaaactaCATAGTTATTAAACCGCTCGAATCGGATAATTCGgtctttaaaaaaatcataaaaaatatgaaattttgaaaatttcataaaaagaaTGCCATAAATTCTATAAAACAAGACATAttaacaatacccttgatttctttttagtagcaaaaaaaatcttttattaacaaactcaccataacataaggcacattttttttaagcagcaaaaatcttttattaacaaactgaccataacataagacatatcttttttttgtgtggacataagttagacacaggcatgCGCCGAACGCGccctgtctggcccgctagtactatatatatagagaaTACATGAactttggtgtgaacttttcataatactaacaatacccttaattttttagtagaaaaaaaaaatattaacaaactcacctaAACTTAAGTcacatacaaataaattaatattgtttagatattttttttacaacattGTTTATAGCTTTTAAAAGGTCACAAAtgtatcttataaaaaaaaagcacaaatgcatcttataaaaaaaaaaaaggacacaaatatattgtaaaaaaaaaaagcaataaaaataatataaaaaagacCATATAAATAGTTTGAAATTGGGCCATAAAAGAAgcccataaaaataaaaataataagagtcCAAAATAACACCATATATGACATTCTTTCTTGTACGAAAACCCTAGATACTCGGTTCTGAGTAAAAATAAGTCTTGTTTGGTTGGTTGCATAATATtacaaaatccaaaaattcgCGGTTCCAAAAATTACTTCTCCAACTTCACTCACTCACTGCTCCAAAAATCAATGGCGAGAATTAAGCAGAAACCTCGTCCCAGTCCCAGTACACGCACTCGTATGTTCCAATTTCAAAACCCTCGTTTCTCAAATTCACacttaatttttctattttgtttaatCTATAATTTGTTCTGTTTCAATGTTGTTTCAGCAAATGAGGCTCAGGGAACGAATAAAAGACGGTTTAAGCCTGGAACAGTAGCACTTCGTGAGATTcgtaaatttcaaaaaactgtTAATTTACTTATACCTTGTGCTCCGTTTGTAAGATGTGTAAGTTCTTTTcattctatatatttttataaattgtaGTAACTTTTATATAAGTAACAAATCAAAATTggatttgtgtttttaatatgCTGTTAATTAGGTTTTAGTTACTAGCTGTGAAACACGAACACCAGACACGTCACTTATACATATACCTGATAGTAATTTAAGAGAATTTGGGTGTGTtcgatctgctaaaaaataaggaattGAGAGTAAGACAACTCTAGTTGTATTGTGTTTGATCTCCTAACTATTAGCATTGACATTTTCAGAAACTACATGTGTCAATATTAGGTACTAAAACATGTCAGACTTTGACACGTGTAATGTATGTGAGACATGGGATATTGGAGATGCtttcaatttgaagtgttgGTGCTACATAGCTACTAAGTCTAAACATTGATATTTTTCTAGTTTATATGAACAAACTTAGGAAAAAAAGGAAAGACTTTGTTTTGGGGAGTGTTTGCATTTTTGTTGTCACAGTTTGgttgttattttgtttgtttttcacaGGAAATTTTTGGGTGAACTTTATCAATTTTTATGTGGTTTGATTGATGAGCATGCTTTATATGGAATTAGTGGCTTGCTATTAATTAAGATATGATTTGATAAGAAAAGTCGAAAGGAGTTGCAATGACTGCGAgtctttttaataataaattgcGAAATTAGTTGAAATCAATTTCTGCATCTTAATTTCAGTTTGGGTGTTTTTTGTCATCTAATATCTCTATAACCAGATATGATGAGAACTTTTCTCTCAAGTTAGAGTTAGTTACTTAGGGTTTAGTTCGGATAAACTTCTCCATAATCACTTTTGTAAAAAAGAATTACTGAAAGAATCTTATGATAATTATGAGTTTTTTAAACAATTCCTCTTTTTATATAGTCGAAATTAGCCTGTGTATCTTACTTTGTTTAGAAGGTCTCTCATTTAACTTCTCTATAAAAATCAAGATTATACTGCCATTTTTGAAAGTGAAGAAGATGCacttattttaattgaaaagCCCCCATAAGTTATAACTTAGAAGATAATTAAACCTGGTCCTTATACCTGTTGAGAAGCTTCAGTAATCTAGAAGATAATTCAAACTGGACCCTATGATTTGTTGGCATGATATCATGTCACATATTTGGCTGAATGAATTGGATCTTATGGGCAGTTTGTTCTCAGTTCTCACTGTTGTTGCAATGCCTTTTCTTTTACTTGTGCCTGCAGGTCAGACAGATTACAAACCAATTTTCAACCCAGGTCACGCGCTGGACGGCTGAAGCCTTACAAGCACTTCAGGAGGTATGTAACTTATTTCATACTCATTTGAGTATTAACTAGAGGGTGTGCAAGATGTAACTTACCT encodes:
- the LOC123881407 gene encoding histone H3-like centromeric protein HTR12 → MARIKQKPRPSPSTRTPNEAQGTNKRRFKPGTVALREIRKFQKTVNLLIPCAPFVRCVRQITNQFSTQVTRWTAEALQALQEAAEDYLVRMFECGMLCALHARRVTLMKKDIELTRRLTGIGRPL